The Malus domestica chromosome 13, GDT2T_hap1 genome includes a window with the following:
- the LOC103404099 gene encoding transcription factor MYB36, with the protein MGRAPCCDKANVKKGPWSPEEDARLKAYIEEHGTGGNWIALPQKIGLKRCGKSCRLRWLNYLRPNIKHGGFSEEEDNIICSLYISIGSRWSIIAAQLPGRTDNDIKNYWNTRLKKKLLGMRKQSNINRSPLDQSQDHQLKDADDAQALSSSTLERLQLHMQLQSLQNPFSFYNHPALWPKLHPLQEKMIQTLRSMNDNNPMMHHHAPTTPLQPAQGQKGNINDVYEQVQPTSASILIQEEYAKLCNKKNMDELENPLNGMSSSDTRYHAFISTSNQVDSTIVAAKADNVEQSNSVGSHDPHHQVNLSFHGEFGDTDNNKCVGFTAQQEHDQMAEFDCFKEMNVSKDSLVWWANEFDAKSASSDSWDSTSILHSQGMFQDYELGYNM; encoded by the exons TGGTCACCTGAAGAGGATGCTAGACTTAAGGCCTATATTGAAGAGCATGGTACTGGTGGCAACTGGATTGCTCTTCCTCAGAAAATTG GGCTCAAAAGATGTGGAAAAAGTTGCAGGCTGAGATGGCTCAACTACTTGAGGCCCAACATCAAGCATGGTGGATTCtcagaagaagaagacaacATCATCTGTAGCCTCTATATAAGTATTGGTAGCAG GTGGTCTATTATTGCTGCCCAGTTGCCTGGAAGAACTGATAATGATATAAAGAACTACTGGAACACCCGATTGAAGAAGAAGTTACTCGGAATGCGTAAACAGTCCAATATCAATCGATCTCCCCTTGATCAGAGTCAGGATCATCAGCTCAAGGATGCCGACGATGCACAGGCCTTAAGCAGCTCGACCCTTGAAAGACTTCAACTCCATATGCAGCTTCAAAGCCTTCAGAACCCTTTTTCTTTCTACAACCACCCTGCACTGTGGCCCAAGTTGCACCCTTTGCAAGAAAAGATGATCCAGACCCTCCGTTCCATGAATGATAATAACCCTATGATGCACCACCATGCTCCCACAACTCCTCTTCAACCAGCTCAAGGGCAAAAGGGCAATATCAATGATGTCTACGAGCAAGTGCAGCCCACTTCTGCGTCTATCTTAATTCAAGAGGAATATGCAAAATtatgcaataaaaaaaatatggatgaGCTGGAGAATCCTTTGAACGGCATGTCATCCTCGGACACCCGCTATCATGCTTTCATCTCCACAAGCAATCAAGTGGACTCAACTATTGTGGCGGCGAAAGCTGATAATGTAGAGCAGTCAAACAGCGTCGGGAGTCATGATCCTCATCACCAGGTTAATTTAAGCTTCCACGGTGAATTTGGTGACACCGATAACAATAAATGTGTTGGTTTCACAGCACAACAAGAACATGATCAAATGGCTGAATTTGATTGTTTCAAAGAAATGAATGTCTCCAAGGACAGCTTGGTGTGGTGGGCTAATGAGTTTGACGCCAAATCTGCCTCTTCAGACTCCTGGGATTCTACTTCTATTCTTCACTCCCAAGGGATGTTTCAAGACTATGAATTAGGTTACAACATGTAG